A genomic region of Nerophis lumbriciformis linkage group LG28, RoL_Nlum_v2.1, whole genome shotgun sequence contains the following coding sequences:
- the LOC140680128 gene encoding uncharacterized protein, with protein MEPQPSHIKKEEEYPLIPHFKEEAEDPLKPHFKEEEENPLTPHFKEEVVDPLTPHVKDEEEDPLTPHFKEEEEDPLTPHVKDKEEYPPTPHIKEEEEDPLTPHIKEEEEEHSISQQGEHLEGLEEVDVSKMPVTGVPVKSEDDEVKGESEEKREAEPPSSSSTQHMTTEADGDHCGGSQADKILAPLSDSEDTTSHSPDTDDEHSKDDATCHTDNTHFTCSLCHKTFKHNRHLVRHMSTHTGEKPFSCSECGRDFRLKHMLKEHMIIHTGEKLFSCSICSKDFSQKHNLKTHVRVHTGEKPFSCSICGKDFTQRQHLKTHMSTHTGEKPFSCSICHKDFNQRQHLKTHMSTHTGEKPFTCSICSKEFTQKQYLKTHMRIHTGEKPFSCSECGKSFVTNTNLKLHMRRHTGGKPIDVQSAVKILL; from the coding sequence atggagccacagccctcccacattaagaaggaagaggaatacccactgatcccccattttaaagaggaagcggAGGACCCACTGAaaccccattttaaagaggaagaggagaacccactgacaccccattttaaagaggaagtgGTGGATCCACTGACTCCTCACGTTAAGGACGAAGAGGAGGATCCTCTGacaccccattttaaagaggaagaggaggacccactgacccctcacGTTAAGGACAAAGAGGAGTACCCACcgacccctcacattaaagaagaagaggaagacccactgacccctcacattaaagaggaagaggaggaacacagcatcagtcagcagggagagcatcttgaaggactggaggaggttgatgtcagcaagatgccagtgactggtgtccccgtgaagagtgaagatgatgaggtcaaaggtgagagtgaggagaagagagaggcggagcctccaagcagcagctcaacacaacacatgacaacagaagctgatggagaccactgtggaggatcacaagcagacaagatcttagctccactatcagatagtgaggacacaacgtcacactctcctgacactgatgatgaacactctaaagatgatgcaacatgtcacactgacaacactcacttcacatgttctctCTGTCACAAAACCTTTAAACACAATCGTCATCTGGTAAGACACATGagtacacacactggagagaaacctttttcctgctcagaatgtggtagagATTTTAGActaaaacacatgctgaaagaACACATGATAATACATACTGGAGAAAAacttttttcatgttcaatctgcagtAAAGATTTTTCTCAGAAGCACAATTTGAAAACACACGTGAgagtacacactggagaaaaacctttttcatgttcaatctgcggtaaagattttactcaaaggcaacatttgaaaacacacatgagtacacacactggagaaaaacctttttcatgttcaatctgccaTAAAGATTTTAATCAAAGACAacatttgaaaacacacatgagtacacacacaggagaaaaaccctttaCATGTTCAATCTGCAGTAAAGAGTTTACTCAAAAGCAGtatttgaaaacacacatgagaatacacactggagaaaaacccttttcctgctcagaatgtggaaaaagttttgtaacaaatacaaatttaaaattacacatgagaagacacactggaggAAAACCTATTGATGTTCAATCTGCAGTAAAGATTTTGCTTTAA